The following proteins are co-located in the Neofelis nebulosa isolate mNeoNeb1 chromosome 18, mNeoNeb1.pri, whole genome shotgun sequence genome:
- the ASPHD1 gene encoding aspartate beta-hydroxylase domain-containing protein 1 translates to MWRGNSPGGNPGAATEGTGGELGGQGNWGLEDAPGLLARASLPIVPAWPSPLASSALTLLLGALTSLFLWYCYRLGSQDMQALEAGGRAGGVSGGPRGCSETGRPSPGSSGEPGEGLRTEGLVSRRLRAYARRYSWAGMGRVRRAAQGGPGPGGGPGVLGIQRPGLLFLPDLPSVPFVPRDAQRHDVELLESSFPAILRDFGAVSWDFSGTTPLPRGWSPPLAPGCYQLLLYQAGRCQPSNCRRCPGAYRALRGLRSFMSANTFGNAGFSVLLPGARLEGRCGPTNARVRCHLGLKIPPGCELVVGGEPQCWAEGHCLLVDDSFLHTVAHNGSPEDGPRVVFIVDLWHPNVAGAERQALDFVFAPDP, encoded by the exons ATGTGGAGGGGAAACAGCCCAGGGGGTAACCCTGGAGCAGCCACAGAGGGAACCGGTGGAGAACTGGGGGGACAGGGGAACTGGGGTCTGGAAGATGCCCCAGGCCTCCTGGCCAGGGCCTCCCTGCCCATCGTGCCTGCGTGGCCATCGCCCCTGGCCTCCTCAGCCCTTACCCTGCTCCTTGGAGCCCtcacttcccttttcctctggTACTGTTACCGTCTGGGCTCCCAAGACATGCAGGCCCTGGAGGCTGGGGGTCGGGCTGGGGGTGTCAGTGGAGGGCCTAGGGGATGCTCTGAGACTGGCAGGCCAAGCCCTGGGagctctggggagcctggggaagGACTCAGGACAGAAGGCCTAGTGAGCCGTCGCCTGCGGGCCTATGCCAGGCGCTACTCCTGGGCGGGCATGGGTAGGGTGAGGAGGGCAGCTCAAGGTGGTCCAGGCCCTGGGGGAGGGCCAGGGGTCCTGGGCATTCAGCGCCCAGGCCTGCTTTTCCTGCCAGACCTGCCCTCAGTCCCCTTCGTGCCACGGGATGCCCAGCGGCATGATGTGGAGCTCCTGGAGAGCAGCTTCCCTGCCATTTTGCGGGACTTTGGGGCTGTGAGCTGGGACTTCTCAGGGACAACTCCTCTGCCTCGGGGCTggtccccacccctggcccctgGGTGCTACCAGCTCCTGCTGTACCAAGCAGGCCGGTGCCAACCCAGCAACTGCCGCCGGTGCCCGGGTGCCTATCGGGCACTGAGGGGGCTGCGGAGCTTTATGAGTGCCAACACCTTCGGCAATGCTGGCTTTTCTGTCCTCCTGCCTGGGGCCCGGCTTGAGGGTCGCTGTGGGCCCACCAATGCCCGGGTCAGATGCCATCTGG GCCTGAAGATTCCTCCTGGCTGTGAGCTGGTGGTCGGGGGCGAGCCCCAGTGCTGGGCTGAAGGACACTGTCTACTGGTGGACGACTCGTTCCTGCACACAGTGGCTCATAATG GCTCCCCAGAAGATGGGCCTCGAGTGGTCTTCATCGTGGACCTTTGGCACCCCAACGTGGCTGGGGCTGAGCGCCAGGCCCTTGACTTTGTCTTCGCACCAGACCCTTGA